CCGCCGCGTGGTGGTGGTGGATGACAGCCCGCTGGCCTGCGCCTTCGTGCAAGAGGGCCTGGTGGCCCTGGGCTACGAGGTCCTCTGCTTCCAGGACCCCTTCGAGGCGCTGGAGAGCATGGGGCGCCTCCAGCCCGTCATCGTCCTCAGCGACCTGGAGATGCCCAGCCTGGACGGCGTGGAGCTGTGCCGCCGCCTGAAGGAAGGCCCCAGCCACGCGGTGCCCGTCATCATCCTCACCGCCAATGACGGGGAGGCGGAGCGCGTGCGGGGCCTGCGCGCCGGCGCGGACGACTACGTCAACAAGTCCGCGTCCATGGATGAGCTGGCCGCGCGCATCGAAAGCGTGGTGCGCCGCACCGGCGAGACGGAGCGCATGCGCAAGCTGTTCGCGCGCTACACGTCCGACGCGGTGGTGGAGGAAATCCTCAAGAGCGCGGACGCGGTGGTGCTCACCGGTGAGAAGCGCGAGGTGACGCTGCTGTTCGCGGACATCCGCAACTTCACCGGCCTGGCGGAGAGCTTGCCGCCGGAGCAGGTGGTGGGGGTGCTCAACCAGGTGCTCGGGCGGATGTCGGACGCGGTGCTCACCTGCGGCGGCACGTTGGACAAGTTCCTGGGGGACGGGCTGATGGCCGTGTTCGGTGCGCCGGTGGCCCGGCCGGATGACGCGCTGCGTGCGCTGCAGTGCGCGAAGATGATGATGGACGCGCTGACGGACCTGCGCATCGAGGCGGAGGCGGAGTGGACCGCCAACGGGCGCGAGGGCCAGCCGCTGGTGCTGGAGCTGGGCGTCGGCATCAACTCCGGCGTGGTGGTGGCGGGCAACATCGGCAGCACCCAGCGCGCCGAGTACACGTGCATTGGCGACGCGGTGAACGTGGCCGCGCGGCTGTGCGCGCTGGCGGGCCCGGGGGAAATCCTCGTGGGCGAGCGCACGCGCGAGCTGGTGGACGCCAACGAGACGGCCTTCGAGGACCTGCCCCCCGTGCGGCTGAAAGGCAAGCAGCAGCCCGTTCCGCTGTTCCGTGCGCTGTGAGTGCGTGAAGTCCAAGCGCGCGACCGGGGCGGAAAGCGGCTATAGGGAAGGGTCATGAGTGCCTCCTCCGATGGCGAGCCCCCTCCCTCCCGCCGTTCCCCCGTGTTGTGGGTCGGCTTCGTCTTCGCGCTCGCGTTGGTCGCGGCGGTGCTGGTGGGCGCGCTGAACGGCTCCAAGGCGCTGCACGCGGACCGCATCCACCAGGACTTCGCGGTGCTCGAGGAGGCGCTGGGGCGCTACCGGGCGGACAAGGGCACCCTGCCGGAAGAGGCGGACCTGGGGGAGTTGCTGGTCCCCGAGTACCTGACGGAGCTGCCGCTGGACCCGTGGGGCCGGGAGTACCGTTACACCAGCAATGGGGAGCAGGTGTTCCTCGCCACCTTCGGCAAGGGTGACGACCGGGGCGGCACGGGCGAGGAGCAGGACCACACCAACCACGACGGGCACCAGGTGCCCAAGCGCGCGCCGTAGCCCTTGAGCGGGCGGGGAGGCGGGCGCCGCGGCACGTGCCTGCTTCGCGGGCCGCCCGGCGCGTCGTGAGCCGGGCCCCGGAGCAAGCCAGCGTGACACGCGTGTCCGCTTTTCGGCGTCGCCATGGCCATCTGTACCTTCACGGGGAAGGGGTTCCCGAACCTGGAGGGCAGCCATGGCCATCGTCTGTGTCACCAACCTGTCCCCTGAGTCCCTGGCCGCGGCCCACGTGGCGGCGGCCATCGCGGGCCGGCTGCAAGAGCCGCTGTTGCTGTTAGGCGTCGCGGAAGGGGACGCCTTCCTCGACGACGGCACCGGCGCGCTGTCCCTCACCCAGCAGCGTTTGGAGGAAGAGGCCGTCCGGCTGGAGCCACTCGCGCGCGTGGTGCGCTACCGCCTGCAGGCGGGCTCCAACGCGGACGAGGTGCTGAGCGACGAGGAGTGTCGCCGCGCGCGCTGGATTGTGGTGGCGGCCACTGGCTGGCGCACCTCCGCGTGGCGGCGGGCCACGGTGCCAGAGCGGCTGTCCCGGTATGGCTGCGCGCCGGTGCTCGCCGTGCGCAGCGACGCCGCGATGACGGACTGGGCGCGCGGCCGGCGGCGGCTGCTGGTGCTCGTGGGCGTGGACCCGGGCTCGTCCACCACGGGCGCGGCGGTGTCCTTCCTGCGCGAGCTGCGCCGCGTGGGGCCGTGCGACGTGCTGGCCACGTACGTGTGTTCGCCCATGGATGAGCGCGAGCGGCTGGGCATCCACAGCCCCGTGCACGTGGAGCTGTTGGATCCGGGGCTCCAGGACATGGAGGCGTTGGACCCGGTGGTGGAGCGCGTGCTCCAGCGCGAGGTGCGCGAGCAGGTGGGAGACCTGCTGGGCGAAGGCAGCGTGGAGGTGGTGCTGGAGCCCGGCTTCGGCCGTCCCGCGGACCACCTGATGCACGTGGCGCAC
This genomic window from Myxococcus hansupus contains:
- a CDS encoding adenylate/guanylate cyclase domain-containing protein, producing the protein MSASSPLFGDLLLKLGIVSPSQVQEALALQALTGQRVGEALISLGYVTREQIQDALGEALGLHHDKSPMQPALGELLVGLKYVTLAQLDEALARQRRDGRKLGEILVELGHCTYKQIYEALGLQNRIAGRQDLARPASDGRRRVVVVDDSPLACAFVQEGLVALGYEVLCFQDPFEALESMGRLQPVIVLSDLEMPSLDGVELCRRLKEGPSHAVPVIILTANDGEAERVRGLRAGADDYVNKSASMDELAARIESVVRRTGETERMRKLFARYTSDAVVEEILKSADAVVLTGEKREVTLLFADIRNFTGLAESLPPEQVVGVLNQVLGRMSDAVLTCGGTLDKFLGDGLMAVFGAPVARPDDALRALQCAKMMMDALTDLRIEAEAEWTANGREGQPLVLELGVGINSGVVVAGNIGSTQRAEYTCIGDAVNVAARLCALAGPGEILVGERTRELVDANETAFEDLPPVRLKGKQQPVPLFRAL
- a CDS encoding type II secretion system protein GspG produces the protein MSASSDGEPPPSRRSPVLWVGFVFALALVAAVLVGALNGSKALHADRIHQDFAVLEEALGRYRADKGTLPEEADLGELLVPEYLTELPLDPWGREYRYTSNGEQVFLATFGKGDDRGGTGEEQDHTNHDGHQVPKRAP
- a CDS encoding universal stress protein, whose protein sequence is MAIVCVTNLSPESLAAAHVAAAIAGRLQEPLLLLGVAEGDAFLDDGTGALSLTQQRLEEEAVRLEPLARVVRYRLQAGSNADEVLSDEECRRARWIVVAATGWRTSAWRRATVPERLSRYGCAPVLAVRSDAAMTDWARGRRRLLVLVGVDPGSSTTGAAVSFLRELRRVGPCDVLATYVCSPMDERERLGIHSPVHVELLDPGLQDMEALDPVVERVLQREVREQVGDLLGEGSVEVVLEPGFGRPADHLMHVAHTRGVDLMVVGTHQRSGVKRLWHGSVSAGVLRHAAQSVVCVPPIVQSRRAGHPPRSVLVPVDFSEASARAISQARTLVGPGGRVHLLHVHRRRLEDRGLVDHYGVLPEPPRERDQVLQKLWELVPRDETSQAVRWSVEGVTGEDVTLAICQATEREGVDLVCVGTSLEPSRLRDALEGEVAHELVARCRRPVMVVPSA